The stretch of DNA GGCTATCATTCTTACCATAATTGGCATATTATCCTCCGTTGCCTTAGTTGCTTTTGATCTTAAGAAAGGAGCTGCTATAAGGCTAGCAGCAATTGAAGTGGAAGAAATCAATGTGGCCATTTCAAGCTTTTACGACGCACTACAAGAAATGCCTGGCGATTTTGACCAAGCATCTAAGTTTTGGTCTAGTAATTGTAGTGGCGGCTCAGTTTCTTGTGATGGAGATGGGGATAATGTTATTGAAGCTTATAGTGAAGCTCATTTGGCCTGGTATCATCTTACTTTAACCGATTTTTATGCTGGGCAATTTTCTGGTACAGGAGATGGAGATGAGCAAACCCAAACAGCAAATATTAATGTGCCAGCTTCAGTGATTGATGGAGCGCAATATGCTATTATTCATTATGAGTGGCCAGAATTTCCAGATGAGCATATGCTTATATTAGCTGGAAAAACTAATGGGGATATTGGTAAAAACTCAATTTTAGATGCAAATACAGCTTATGAGCTTGATCGGAAAATAGATGATGGTAGCCCAGGTACAGGCTTTGTATATGGGCGTAATGGCTATAATGACACTGATTGGGATAGTAGTAACTGCTTAATTGATGGTGATGGCAATAGAGTTTCAAATAGTGAAGCAAAGAATAGTAATTGGGAATATAATATGAATATAGATAGTAATGAATGTATCATGGGCTTTAAATTTAAGAGTGTATCTGGCTATGATATTGCTAAATAACTAATCAAATTTTTGTGTATAGAATTAGTTTATTCTGGCAATTTAAGAAGAATTTACTATTTTAAAATAAAACTAAATAAATTATGTCACGCAAATATTTTGGTACAGACGGTATAAGAGGTACGGCAAATAAAGATAATGTCACGCCTGATATTATTATGAAAGCTGGTCAAGCAGCAGGGATAAAATTTCGTAGAGGTAATCATCGCCACCGCGTTATTATTGCAAAAGATACTAGATTATCAGGTTATATGATTGAAACAGCTTTAACTTCAGGTTTAGTTTCTATGGGTATGGATGTTATTTTAGCTGGACCATTACCAACTCCAGCTGTAGCAATGCTAACTAAGTCAATGCGTGCAGATTTAGGTATAATGATTTCTGCATCTCATAATTTATATCAAGATAATGGTATTAAATTATTTGGACCAGATGGTCATAAATTATCAGATAAGATTGAAAAAGACATTGAAGATTTGATGCAAAAAGATCTTACTAATTATTTAGCTCCAGCAGCAGAAATAGGTAAAGCATCTAGAATAGAAGATGCAACTGGTAGATATATTGAACATATCAAAAATACTTTTCCTAAAAAAAACACTTTAGATGGCTTAAAAATTGTTATAGATTGCGCAAATGGTGCTGCTTATAAAATTGGACCAAATGTTTTATGGGAGCTAGGAGCTGAAGTTATTTCCATAGGAGTTAGTCCGGATGGCTTCAACATTAATCAAGATTGTGGTTCAACTAAACCTGAAAATTTATGCAAAGCAGTAGTAAAAAATAAAGCACATATTGGCATTGCCCTAGATGGGGATGCAGACCGTCTAATTGTTGCTGATGCTAAAGGAAAAATAATTGATGGTGATCAAATCATTGCAATTATTGCTGAATATTGGCAAAAAAATAAGTTACTTAAAGGTGGAGGAGTAGTAACTACTAAAATGTCTAATCTTGGCTTAGAAAAACACTTAAATAAACTAAACCTTAAATTAAAACGCACTGATATTGGCGATCGCTATGTATCGGAATTTATGAAAAAAAAGGGCTATAATGTAGGTGGAGAACAATCTGGACATATTATTTTATCAGATTACTCAACTACAGGAGATGGCCTAATTGCAGCATTACAGGTTTTAGCCGTAATGGTAGAGTCAGAGAATAAATTTTCTACTCTTTTTACTCCCCTGCCCCAAACTTTATTAAATGTTAAAATAAATAAGAATTTTTCTTTGGAAGATCCAGCCTTAGTTGCAGCAATAAAAGAAGCGGAAAGCAAATTAAGTGATAATGGCAGAGTATTAGTTAGAAAGTCTGGTACTGAACCGCTCATCAGAATCATGGTTGAAGGGCAAAAATTAAATGAGATAAATAAAATTGCAGAACAAATTGCCAAAACTGTAAAAACTGATGAAACTTCTAATAAACCTAAAAATATTTTAAATAATGCATGGAAAAATTTTAGTAATAGCTGGCTCCGACTCGGGAGGAGGAGCAGGAATTCAGGCGGATCTAAAAACAATTAATAATTTAGGTGCTTACGCAACCACAGCTATAACCGCTCTAACGGCACAAAACTCTCAAGCTGTTAAAGAGATACTACCTATTAGTATAGATTTTATAACTACTCAAATTACCACTATTTGCTCTGATATTAGCATAGACTCCATTAAAATTGGTATGGTTTATAATTTTAATATTTTAAATGAAATAATTATAATATTAAGAAAATTACTTCCAGACACCCCAATAATCTTAGACCCTGTCATGATTGCAACTAGCGGCGCTGCACTTGCCCAAACTGATTTAGAATCCTTAAATATTTTAAGATCTAATATTATTTCTAATTGCTATTTAATCACCCCAAATATTGCTGAAGCAAAAGTCATAAGCAACATGGAGATAACTAATTTAAATGAGATGATAAATGCAGGTAAATACATGCAAAAACTTGGTGCAAAAAATATTTTAATTAAAGGTAGTCATATAGATAGCTCTGAGATTAATGATGTTTTAATTATGCAAGACTCACATATCATTTTTGAAAGTAAAAGAATCAAACATAATAATAATCATGGAAGTGGTTGCTCCTTAGCATCGGCCATAGCTACTTTTATTGCACAAAAAGCCCCTTTGGAACAGGCGGTCGCGAATGCTAGAACATATGTATATAAGGCTATTGAACATGCAATTATACCCGGTAATGGTAATGGTACCTTAAATCACTGTTTAACTAAAATATCTGCAGTTTGAATTTCATGTTTTTGTAAAAACAGCAACAGATCAATAAATTCCTGAACTCTTACGCTTGCTTCGCTCATTATAGTTATTTGTTGCGCTTTACGCTTATGATTATTAAGTAAGTTTTGTTTAAATAAATCAAAGTTAGCAAACTCCTTATCTTCAATAAGCCAACCTTTATTATTAGCTAAGATCTTTACCATTAAAATATTTTGCTCTTTATTTTGTGTTGCAGCGCCTTCATTATCTTTAGGTATATCTAAGTCAATTTTATATGGCAGACTATTTGTAGTTAAAATTAGAAAGAAAATTAAAAGAAACATTACATCTAATAAAGGTGTAAGGTCAGGAATAAAATCGTTAAAAATATTATTTCTTTCTGTACTCTTAACTTTAATCACTATACTTAACTCCCGCCATCTCAAGTGAAATATTATTTAAACCTAATTGATATTGCAAAATTCTTTTTTCAGCAATTCGTGCAAAAATAAAAGTTAGGAACAAAATAACAATTGCAATTGCAAGTCCAAAAGCAGTTGTAAGCATGGCTTCCCACAGACCATCTGCAATTAAAGCTGGCGAGACAGCTTCATTTATAGTAGCTATAACTTCAAAAGAATCTATTATTCCAATAATAGTGCCCAACAAACCTATCATAGGACTAAGCATTGCAATCATGCGTAAAAACCTTAAACCAAATTCCAAACTTTCTTTAATTTTTGATAATTCAACTGAGATTATATCATCTCTGATATTTTTATCTAAATTTTTATTTTTATGTAGCAATGATTGTAAATTTAAGAATTGCTTATCTTTATGCATAGAAGTTAATCTTATATAATATAGAGAGCGTTCTATAATTAATATTGCCGCCAAAAAGGAACAAATAATTAAAGGATAAAATAACGGACCTATCTGAGCTATCATCTTAACTAATTTTAAATTCTATAGGTATTTGTATAAATGCTTTACTATTTTCACCTTGCAATTTATGTGGTAAAAAACTCCATTTTTTTATCGCCTCTAAGGCCGCCTTATCAAGCAAAACATATCCTGATGAATTTATAACTTCTTGTTTTATTTGTTTACCATCTTTATCTAATAATACTTCAACTAAAACTTTACCTTCTTGACCAAGCTTCAAAGCTCTATTTGGGTAATGTGGCGGTGTTTTATCACCCTTTAATTTTACTTCTGTAGTAGTAGGTATGTAGGAGTTTTCCTTTGGTTTATCTTTTTTTATATTATCAGCTTTATTGCTCAATGAATTTTGTTTAACTTCCGTTTTTTTAACAATTTTTTCTTCTAAAATCTTTACCTTAGTTAAATTTAAACTAAGCATATTACTGATTTGTTTGTTTAAATTAGCGTCTATTATTATAGTGCTATTACCACTATTTATATAAAAAAATAGCATGAGATGGAACAATAAAGCAAAAAAAACAGAACTTATAACTCTGTATTTTATATTATCTAAACTTGTGTAACAAACATTCATTTTTCTGTTGACTAAAAATATCTTAATGATAATGATAATGATTATCAATATCTTTTACACGCTCTATTGCAAAATGTCAAATAACAAAATAACAAAAATATTTTTTTTAATATTCCTATTACCCTATATTGCTTATGCTAACAACAATGTGGTGCAGCAAAATAAAATCATGGAAAAAATCATGGTTATTGGCAATCAAAAAAAAGCAATTTCAGCTAGCAGCTCCGCTCATTTCATTAGCAAGGACCAATTAGAAAAAAATGAGTATAGCGATATTAATAGAGTTTTGAAAGTTATACCTGGAGTAATTTTACAAGAAGAGGAAGGTTATGGTAACAGACCTAATATTAGCTTTAGGGGTGGTAGATCTGAGCGAAGTGCAGATATAAATATAATGGAAGATGGAATTTTAATTGCACCAGCACCATATGCTGCGCCAAGCGCATATTATTTTCCAAGGATCAGCAGAATGGATGCGGTTGAAGTTAAAACTGGTTCGAACTCAATAAAGTTTGGTCCAAGATCAACCAATGGTTCGGTTAACTTGATTTCTTCTGCAATACCTCAAAAAAAACAAGGTGAAATATTCACTGCATATGGAAGCGATGAAACTAAAAGGTTCAAAATTAAGCATGGTAAAACCTCTGGTAATTTTGGCTATGTTTTAGATTTTAATCATGAAGCAACTAATGGTTTCAAAACCATTGATAAAGTAGGTGGAAATAGTGGTTACGACCTAAGTGATTACATGGCAAAATTTCAATTCTCTTCCAACCCAGAAAATGAAATATATCAATCTTTAGAAGTAAAAATTGGCAAAACTAACGAAACTTCACATGAAACATATTTAGGTTTAACTGACGAAGACTTTGCGGCAAACCCGTATATGCGTTATGCTGCATCACAAAAAGACAAGATGGATGCTAATCATGAGCAATTACATTTAAGACATCACATAGATTTCAACAAATATGATCTAACCACTACTTTATATCGTAATAACTTTAGCAGAAATTGGTATAAACTACAATCTATTACTGTTGCTGGAGCTACTAGAAAACTTGGTTCCGCCTTAGCAGATAGCACTTACTTAACTGCGCTTAAAGGTGATGTAGATTTAGCTGGTGATGGCAATAATAAATTAACCTTGAAAGCAAATAATCGCGATTATTATGCCACCGGAATTGAGTCTATTTTACAACATAAGTTCAAGCTGGGTAAATATGAACATCAGTTAAATAGTGGGGTTAGATATCATGCAGATCAAGAAGATCGCTTCCAACATGAAGACTCATATTCAATAACATCTGGTGAGATGAATTTAACAACATCTGGAAATCCAGGTTCAAACGCTAACAGAGAAGATAGTGCTAAAAGCTATAGTGCATATATCATGGATGACATAAAAGCAGGTAAATTTAGCCTTACTACGGGCACTAGATACGAACATATTATTCTAACTAGAGAAGATATGAGTGACATTAGTAATAACACAGAAAATACTATAGATGTTATTGTACCAGCTATAACTATTGCTTATGCTCACAATGATAACTTAAACTATTTCACAGGAATACATAAAGGATTTGCTCCACCAAGTCCAGGTTCCACTAATGAGAAAGCTGAAGAAAGTGTAAATTACGAAACGGGCTTCAAATTTAATAAAGGAAAATTACACACAGCATTTACAGCATTTTATCATGATTACAGCAATCTACTTGGTAATTGCACTTTATCATCTGGGGGTGATTGCACTGAGGGAGAGCAATTTAATGCTGGTGAAGTCGCATCAAAAGGAATTGAATTTGGCTTAAATTATGATTTTTCAGGATTTTTAAATTTGAAAACTTTAAATCTTCCCTTCAGCCTAAATTACAGCTATAATAACGCTAAATTTAAGAATAACTTTGATTCTTCTTTTGATGAATGGGGCAGTGTAACAAAAGGTGATCGATTACCTTATATACCAGAACATCAATATTATATTTCTCTTGCACTTGAAAATGATAAATTTTCTTTAGATATTTCTGGAAAATACACCAGCAAAATGAGGACTATTGCAGGGCGTGGCTCGGTTGATAAAAGCCAGAAAACTAATCAAAGCTTTATTACTGACATAGCACTTAATTATAACATATCTAAAAAAGCTAAATACTTTTTAGCTATAGATAATATTTTTGATAAAGTAAATATAGTTGCTAGAAGACCTTATGGAGCAAGACCTAATAAGCCAAGAACAATTCTAACTGGCTTGAAATATAAATTTTAATAAGTAGTTTACAGCAAAATACTTGCATATTGCAAAATTATTGCTATAAATTTTTTTCCAACTTTAAGTTACAAAAGATTATGAAACAAGGAATACACCCAGATTATCATGAAATTAACATCCAAATGTTAGATGGTACTAAATTTAAGACTAGATCTACATATGGAAAAGCAGGTGACACTTTAAAATTGGACATTGATCCAACTACCCATCCTGCTTGGACTGGAAATTCAACTTACATTAATGAAAATGTAAGTAAAGTTGCTAAATTTAAAGAAAGATTCAGCGGTGTTAGCTTTATGGCTAAAAAAAGCACTGATACAGAACAGAAATAATTGCTACTTAATTAATGGAACTTTATCTTTGGTATAAGTCAGTACATATTATAGCAATAATCGCTTGGATGGCGGGTATGCTCTATTTGCCTCGTTTGTTTGTTTATCATGCGGCAGAGCAAAAAGGCTCCAAAACCTCTGAGACCTTTAAAGTAATGGAGAAAAGACTACTCAGATATATTATGAATCCGGCTATGATCGCTTCATATATATTTGGTATCTTGGTAATCTCGCAATCTACCGCTTACTATATGAGCTCGGGCTGGCTTCATGCCAAATTAACTCTAGTTATACTACTTAGTGCCACACATGGGTATTTTGCAAAATTAACTAAAGATTTTGCCTCAGACAACAATAAAAAAACACAAAAATTCTTCAGAACAATCAACGAGGTTCCGACTTTGCTAATGATTATTATTGTTATCTTGGTTGTCGTAAAACCCTTTTAACAACAGCTAACTAGCAA from Alphaproteobacteria bacterium encodes:
- a CDS encoding TonB-dependent receptor, which encodes MSNNKITKIFFLIFLLPYIAYANNNVVQQNKIMEKIMVIGNQKKAISASSSAHFISKDQLEKNEYSDINRVLKVIPGVILQEEEGYGNRPNISFRGGRSERSADINIMEDGILIAPAPYAAPSAYYFPRISRMDAVEVKTGSNSIKFGPRSTNGSVNLISSAIPQKKQGEIFTAYGSDETKRFKIKHGKTSGNFGYVLDFNHEATNGFKTIDKVGGNSGYDLSDYMAKFQFSSNPENEIYQSLEVKIGKTNETSHETYLGLTDEDFAANPYMRYAASQKDKMDANHEQLHLRHHIDFNKYDLTTTLYRNNFSRNWYKLQSITVAGATRKLGSALADSTYLTALKGDVDLAGDGNNKLTLKANNRDYYATGIESILQHKFKLGKYEHQLNSGVRYHADQEDRFQHEDSYSITSGEMNLTTSGNPGSNANREDSAKSYSAYIMDDIKAGKFSLTTGTRYEHIILTREDMSDISNNTENTIDVIVPAITIAYAHNDNLNYFTGIHKGFAPPSPGSTNEKAEESVNYETGFKFNKGKLHTAFTAFYHDYSNLLGNCTLSSGGDCTEGEQFNAGEVASKGIEFGLNYDFSGFLNLKTLNLPFSLNYSYNNAKFKNNFDSSFDEWGSVTKGDRLPYIPEHQYYISLALENDKFSLDISGKYTSKMRTIAGRGSVDKSQKTNQSFITDIALNYNISKKAKYFLAIDNIFDKVNIVARRPYGARPNKPRTILTGLKYKF
- the hemJ gene encoding protoporphyrinogen oxidase HemJ is translated as MELYLWYKSVHIIAIIAWMAGMLYLPRLFVYHAAEQKGSKTSETFKVMEKRLLRYIMNPAMIASYIFGILVISQSTAYYMSSGWLHAKLTLVILLSATHGYFAKLTKDFASDNNKKTQKFFRTINEVPTLLMIIIVILVVVKPF
- a CDS encoding MotA/TolQ/ExbB proton channel family protein, yielding MIAQIGPLFYPLIICSFLAAILIIERSLYYIRLTSMHKDKQFLNLQSLLHKNKNLDKNIRDDIISVELSKIKESLEFGLRFLRMIAMLSPMIGLLGTIIGIIDSFEVIATINEAVSPALIADGLWEAMLTTAFGLAIAIVILFLTFIFARIAEKRILQYQLGLNNISLEMAGVKYSD
- the thiD gene encoding bifunctional hydroxymethylpyrimidine kinase/phosphomethylpyrimidine kinase, with protein sequence MHGKILVIAGSDSGGGAGIQADLKTINNLGAYATTAITALTAQNSQAVKEILPISIDFITTQITTICSDISIDSIKIGMVYNFNILNEIIIILRKLLPDTPIILDPVMIATSGAALAQTDLESLNILRSNIISNCYLITPNIAEAKVISNMEITNLNEMINAGKYMQKLGAKNILIKGSHIDSSEINDVLIMQDSHIIFESKRIKHNNNHGSGCSLASAIATFIAQKAPLEQAVANARTYVYKAIEHAIIPGNGNGTLNHCLTKISAV
- the rpmE gene encoding 50S ribosomal protein L31, yielding MKQGIHPDYHEINIQMLDGTKFKTRSTYGKAGDTLKLDIDPTTHPAWTGNSTYINENVSKVAKFKERFSGVSFMAKKSTDTEQK
- a CDS encoding type II secretion system protein; its protein translation is MISIQKEKSKSAFSLVEMAIILTIIGILSSVALVAFDLKKGAAIRLAAIEVEEINVAISSFYDALQEMPGDFDQASKFWSSNCSGGSVSCDGDGDNVIEAYSEAHLAWYHLTLTDFYAGQFSGTGDGDEQTQTANINVPASVIDGAQYAIIHYEWPEFPDEHMLILAGKTNGDIGKNSILDANTAYELDRKIDDGSPGTGFVYGRNGYNDTDWDSSNCLIDGDGNRVSNSEAKNSNWEYNMNIDSNECIMGFKFKSVSGYDIAK
- a CDS encoding phosphoglucosamine mutase — protein: MSRKYFGTDGIRGTANKDNVTPDIIMKAGQAAGIKFRRGNHRHRVIIAKDTRLSGYMIETALTSGLVSMGMDVILAGPLPTPAVAMLTKSMRADLGIMISASHNLYQDNGIKLFGPDGHKLSDKIEKDIEDLMQKDLTNYLAPAAEIGKASRIEDATGRYIEHIKNTFPKKNTLDGLKIVIDCANGAAYKIGPNVLWELGAEVISIGVSPDGFNINQDCGSTKPENLCKAVVKNKAHIGIALDGDADRLIVADAKGKIIDGDQIIAIIAEYWQKNKLLKGGGVVTTKMSNLGLEKHLNKLNLKLKRTDIGDRYVSEFMKKKGYNVGGEQSGHIILSDYSTTGDGLIAALQVLAVMVESENKFSTLFTPLPQTLLNVKINKNFSLEDPALVAAIKEAESKLSDNGRVLVRKSGTEPLIRIMVEGQKLNEINKIAEQIAKTVKTDETSNKPKNILNNAWKNFSNSWLRLGRRSRNSGGSKNN
- a CDS encoding energy transducer TonB, translated to MLSLNLTKVKILEEKIVKKTEVKQNSLSNKADNIKKDKPKENSYIPTTTEVKLKGDKTPPHYPNRALKLGQEGKVLVEVLLDKDGKQIKQEVINSSGYVLLDKAALEAIKKWSFLPHKLQGENSKAFIQIPIEFKIS